In the Clostridia bacterium genome, one interval contains:
- a CDS encoding LysM peptidoglycan-binding domain-containing protein → MQEQLNTVLYAGLMVDNIFGPATEAALREFQRMARLPETGIVDQATWYRLFSGDPLPAEAAVSPEPELNAEKEPAEEFEPLQAPDQYSIEIDRGRRILTLFRGGTRVAYFSVAVGKPATPTPLGNFRIRNKAVNPGGPFGTRWLGLTTNGIGIHGTNAPSSIGLAVSNGCIRMYNQDIEYLFPLVSVGTPVRIIRGVEAAVPPRTYTVRPADSLYLIAQRFGTTVAALRAANNLPTDVIFPGQTLVIPEGAAPGPPPPPPSPPVPAAPDTITYVVRPGDTLFRIAQSFNTTIATLRRLNNLSGDLITPGQVLRVPAPALTTRYVVQPGDTLYLLAQRFGTTVSELRALNNLTTDILRVGQVLEVPVPR, encoded by the coding sequence GTGCAGGAGCAGCTCAACACCGTTCTCTACGCCGGGCTGATGGTGGATAACATCTTCGGTCCGGCTACCGAGGCCGCTCTGCGCGAGTTTCAACGCATGGCCCGCCTGCCCGAAACCGGCATCGTGGACCAGGCCACGTGGTACCGCCTCTTCTCCGGCGATCCGCTGCCGGCGGAGGCGGCCGTCAGCCCGGAACCGGAGCTTAACGCGGAAAAAGAGCCGGCGGAAGAGTTCGAGCCGCTGCAGGCCCCTGATCAATACAGCATAGAAATAGACCGGGGCCGCAGGATTTTGACCCTGTTTCGGGGAGGAACCAGAGTAGCCTACTTCTCCGTGGCCGTGGGCAAGCCGGCCACTCCTACGCCCCTGGGAAACTTCCGCATCCGCAACAAGGCCGTCAACCCCGGGGGCCCCTTCGGCACCCGCTGGCTGGGGCTCACCACCAACGGCATCGGCATCCACGGCACCAACGCCCCTTCCTCAATCGGCCTGGCGGTCTCCAACGGCTGCATCCGCATGTACAACCAGGATATCGAATACCTTTTTCCTCTCGTAAGCGTGGGCACCCCGGTGCGGATCATCCGGGGAGTGGAGGCGGCGGTGCCGCCCAGAACCTACACCGTGCGCCCCGCCGACTCCCTTTACCTCATCGCCCAGCGCTTCGGCACCACCGTGGCGGCCCTGCGCGCGGCCAACAACCTCCCCACGGACGTGATCTTCCCGGGCCAGACCCTGGTCATTCCCGAAGGAGCGGCCCCCGGACCGCCGCCCCCGCCGCCCTCCCCCCCGGTTCCCGCCGCGCCGGACACGATCACTTACGTGGTCAGACCGGGGGATACGCTTTTCCGCATCGCCCAGTCCTTCAATACCACCATCGCCACCCTGCGGCGCCTGAACAATCTTTCCGGCGATCTGATTACACCCGGCCAGGTGCTCCGGGTGCCGGCCCCGGCCCTGACCACCCGATACGTGGTGCAGCCCGGCGACACCCTCTATCTTCTGGCCCAGCGCTTCGGGACCACGGTGTCGGAGCTGCGCGCCCTGAACAACCTCACCACGGACATCCTTCGCGTGGGGCAGGTCCTGGAAGTACCGGTGCCGAGGTGA